Proteins from one Thermobifida alba genomic window:
- a CDS encoding class I SAM-dependent methyltransferase yields the protein MYGPELAAVYELVYRSRGKDWDAEAAYLEREIRSRFPSADSLLDVACGTGAHLESFRRRFSLTEGVELSDAMRAEAVRRLPDVPVHVGDMRSFDLGRRFDAVICVFCSIGYLETVADLRAALRSMAAHLVPGGVLIVEPWWFPEHFIDGYVAGDLARDEERTVSRISHSTLQGRRTRMELRFVIGTKAGISEFTEINLLTLFTREEYLDAFADAGCPAEYLEGGLTGRGLFIGISREAGEDVRRVPPRRP from the coding sequence CGGAGCAGAGGCAAGGACTGGGACGCCGAGGCCGCCTACCTGGAGCGGGAGATCAGATCCCGGTTTCCCTCCGCCGACTCCCTGCTCGACGTGGCCTGCGGCACCGGGGCCCACCTCGAGTCGTTCCGGCGGCGCTTCTCCTTGACCGAGGGGGTGGAGCTGTCCGACGCCATGCGGGCCGAGGCTGTGCGGAGGCTGCCGGATGTCCCCGTGCACGTCGGTGACATGCGCTCCTTCGACCTGGGGCGCCGGTTTGACGCGGTGATCTGCGTGTTCTGCTCGATCGGCTACCTGGAGACCGTGGCGGACCTGCGTGCCGCGCTGCGTTCGATGGCCGCGCACCTGGTGCCGGGGGGCGTGCTCATCGTGGAGCCCTGGTGGTTTCCCGAGCACTTCATCGACGGGTACGTGGCCGGAGATCTGGCCCGTGACGAGGAGAGGACCGTCTCCAGGATCTCCCACTCCACCCTCCAGGGCCGCCGAACCCGGATGGAGCTGCGGTTCGTCATCGGCACGAAAGCGGGTATCAGCGAGTTCACCGAGATCAACCTGCTGACCCTGTTCACCCGCGAGGAGTACCTCGACGCGTTCGCCGACGCCGGCTGCCCCGCCGAGTACCTGGAGGGCGGCCTGACCGGACGCGGCCTGTTCATCGGGATCAGCCGCGAGGCGGGAGAGGACGTCCGCAGAGTTCCTCCGCGACGGCCATGA
- the rfbA gene encoding glucose-1-phosphate thymidylyltransferase RfbA, with amino-acid sequence MKGIILAGGTGSRLHPATLAISKQLLPIGDKPMIYYPLSVLMLAGIRDIMIIATQADLPRFHMLFGDGGQFGLRIAYREQEKPNGIAEALIIGADHIGEGPVALVLGDNFFHGNSFSEVLERESEDVRGCVLFGYPVSDPRRYGVATTDARGRLVSLEEKPERPRSNRAVTGLYFYDGDAVEIARDLRPSARGELEITDVNRVYLERGDARLVDLGRGFAWSDTGTPRALLETGQYVRTLEERQGVRIACLEEIAIRKGFIDPESGFRLGARMGNSSYGRYVMAVAEELCGRPLPPRG; translated from the coding sequence GTGAAGGGAATCATTCTTGCAGGGGGAACGGGAAGCAGGCTCCATCCGGCGACGCTCGCTATTTCCAAGCAGCTCCTACCGATCGGCGACAAGCCGATGATCTACTATCCGCTTTCGGTTCTCATGCTGGCCGGAATCCGGGACATCATGATCATCGCCACCCAGGCCGACCTTCCCCGGTTCCACATGCTGTTCGGCGACGGGGGACAGTTCGGCCTGCGGATCGCTTACCGGGAGCAGGAGAAGCCCAACGGAATCGCCGAGGCGTTGATCATCGGTGCCGACCACATCGGCGAGGGACCCGTAGCGTTGGTGCTCGGTGACAATTTCTTCCACGGGAACTCCTTTTCCGAGGTGCTGGAGCGGGAAAGTGAGGACGTGCGTGGATGCGTCCTGTTCGGCTATCCGGTCAGCGACCCGCGGCGCTACGGCGTAGCCACGACTGACGCACGAGGCCGCCTGGTCTCCCTGGAGGAGAAGCCTGAGCGTCCGCGGTCGAACAGGGCGGTCACCGGGCTGTACTTCTACGACGGGGATGCCGTGGAGATCGCCCGCGACCTGCGCCCCTCGGCGCGGGGTGAGCTGGAGATCACCGACGTCAACCGGGTCTACCTGGAGCGGGGCGACGCCCGCCTGGTCGATCTGGGCCGCGGGTTCGCCTGGAGCGACACCGGAACGCCCCGGGCGCTTCTGGAAACCGGTCAGTACGTGCGGACCCTGGAGGAGCGTCAGGGGGTGCGCATCGCCTGCCTCGAGGAGATTGCCATCCGCAAGGGTTTCATCGACCCCGAGAGCGGTTTCCGGCTGGGTGCCCGGATGGGCAACTCCTCCTACGGCCGCTATGTCATGGCCGTCGCGGAGGAACTCTGCGGACGTCCTCTCCCGCCTCGCGGCTGA
- a CDS encoding DegT/DnrJ/EryC1/StrS family aminotransferase, translating into MVTRVWDYLVEYHKEREDILEAVETVFGSGRLVLGESVSGFEREFADYHGLRACVGLDNGTNAVKLGLQALGVGPGDEVITVSNTAAPTVVAIDAVGATPVFADVREEDYLMDTSQVADLIGPRTRCILPVHLYGQCVGMAPLQALAEEHGLALLEDCAQAHGARHHGRLAGTMGDAAAFSFYPTKVLGAYGDAGATVTRHPEVESALRRLRYYGMEDRYYVVDTPGHNSRLDEVHAEILRRKLRRLDDYIAGRRAVARRYEEALGDSDLVLPSTAPGNDHVYYVYVVRHPRRDDIIEALNAYGISLNISYPWPVHTMTGFAHLGYRPGSLPVTEALAGEIFSLPMYPSLPLETQDRVIEALTEVLARL; encoded by the coding sequence TTGGTTACGCGGGTATGGGACTACCTGGTTGAATACCACAAGGAGCGGGAGGACATCCTCGAGGCGGTGGAGACCGTCTTCGGGTCGGGGCGCCTCGTGCTCGGCGAGAGCGTGTCCGGGTTCGAGCGTGAATTCGCCGACTACCACGGCCTGCGCGCGTGCGTGGGTCTGGACAACGGAACCAATGCCGTCAAGCTGGGCCTGCAGGCGCTCGGAGTCGGGCCCGGAGACGAGGTCATCACGGTCTCCAACACCGCCGCGCCGACGGTGGTGGCCATCGACGCGGTCGGCGCGACCCCCGTCTTCGCCGACGTGCGCGAGGAGGACTACCTGATGGACACCTCCCAAGTCGCCGATCTCATCGGGCCGCGGACCCGCTGCATCCTGCCGGTGCACCTGTACGGACAGTGCGTCGGTATGGCCCCCCTGCAGGCCCTCGCCGAGGAGCACGGCCTGGCCCTCCTGGAGGACTGCGCTCAGGCACACGGTGCCCGCCACCACGGGCGACTCGCCGGGACCATGGGCGACGCGGCCGCCTTCTCCTTCTACCCGACCAAGGTGCTCGGAGCCTACGGCGACGCGGGGGCGACGGTGACCCGCCACCCCGAGGTGGAGAGCGCCCTGCGCCGTCTGCGCTACTACGGAATGGAGGACCGGTACTACGTCGTCGACACGCCCGGCCACAACAGTCGCCTCGACGAGGTGCACGCCGAGATCCTCCGCCGCAAGCTGCGGCGACTCGACGACTACATCGCCGGGAGGCGCGCGGTCGCCCGGCGCTACGAGGAGGCCCTCGGCGACAGCGACCTGGTCCTGCCCTCCACCGCCCCGGGCAACGACCACGTGTACTACGTCTACGTGGTTCGCCACCCTCGGCGCGACGACATCATCGAGGCTCTGAATGCCTACGGCATCTCACTCAACATCAGCTACCCCTGGCCGGTGCACACGATGACGGGATTCGCCCATCTCGGCTATCGTCCCGGATCGCTTCCCGTGACCGAAGCGCTGGCCGGCGAGATCTTCTCCCTTCCCATGTACCCCTCCCTCCCCCTGGAGACCCAGGACCGGGTGATCGAGGCGCTCACCGAGGTCCTCGCCCGACTGTGA
- a CDS encoding NDP-hexose 2,3-dehydratase family protein, translating to MDDDVRGDGTAALLAYSARRSLTDAGELDDVRRWLAEVEHQAPMRVRRVSLDDLEMWETDPSTGDISHRSGGFFTVGGLRVRIPGQPVEEWWQPIIRQPEVGILGILVREEDGVLHCLMQAKAEPGNARTVQLSPTVQATRSNYTRVHGGRAVPYLEYFRDPSAHRVLVDVRQSEQGAWFHHKRNRNMVVQADSGVEVRPGFRWLPLGQVLGLLAEKDMVNMDARTVLSCLPFAREHGDPRPERRGDDPFLSALRRSCVRTEGALHSMVDVLSWITDARSRIEPRTAPAPLNALRGWRRAEGRISHESGLFFDVIGVSVEAGEREVTRWAQPMIEPHGQGVVAFLARPVDGVLHVLVHARVEAGYVDVVELAPTVQCTPQTYTHLPASARPRFLDEVLAAPAERVRFDSVLSEEGGRFYHARNRYLIVETDADPAAVEWPDFRWMPLHQLAELLRHSHYVNIQARSLVACLYGLLGADTRE from the coding sequence ATGGATGACGATGTCCGCGGCGACGGGACCGCCGCGCTGCTGGCGTATTCGGCTCGCCGGAGCCTGACGGATGCCGGGGAACTCGACGATGTCCGCCGTTGGCTGGCGGAGGTCGAGCACCAGGCGCCGATGCGGGTCCGCCGGGTCTCCCTGGACGACCTGGAGATGTGGGAGACCGACCCCTCCACCGGGGACATCAGCCATCGCAGTGGTGGCTTCTTCACCGTCGGAGGCCTGCGGGTCCGGATTCCGGGGCAGCCGGTCGAGGAGTGGTGGCAGCCCATCATCCGGCAACCCGAGGTGGGCATCCTGGGCATCCTGGTCAGGGAGGAAGACGGCGTCCTCCACTGCCTCATGCAGGCCAAGGCGGAACCCGGCAATGCCAGGACGGTGCAGCTGTCCCCGACAGTCCAGGCGACACGGAGCAATTACACGCGCGTGCACGGCGGCCGTGCGGTTCCCTATCTGGAGTATTTCCGTGATCCCTCCGCCCACCGGGTCCTGGTGGACGTGCGACAGTCCGAGCAGGGGGCGTGGTTCCACCACAAGCGCAACCGCAACATGGTCGTGCAGGCGGACAGCGGTGTCGAGGTGCGGCCCGGCTTCCGCTGGCTGCCGCTGGGCCAGGTGCTCGGGCTGCTCGCCGAGAAAGACATGGTCAACATGGATGCGCGTACCGTGCTGTCCTGCCTGCCCTTCGCCCGCGAGCACGGCGACCCGCGGCCCGAGCGGAGGGGGGACGACCCCTTCCTGAGCGCCCTGCGGCGTTCCTGTGTACGGACTGAAGGCGCCCTGCACTCCATGGTCGACGTGCTGAGCTGGATCACCGACGCGCGGAGCCGGATCGAGCCGCGCACGGCCCCGGCTCCGTTGAACGCCCTTCGCGGCTGGCGCCGAGCCGAGGGCCGGATTTCTCACGAAAGCGGGTTGTTCTTCGACGTCATCGGGGTGAGCGTGGAGGCTGGGGAACGCGAGGTGACCCGGTGGGCCCAGCCCATGATCGAACCCCACGGGCAGGGGGTGGTCGCCTTCCTGGCCAGGCCGGTCGACGGTGTGCTCCATGTGCTCGTGCACGCGCGGGTGGAGGCGGGGTACGTCGACGTGGTGGAGTTGGCGCCGACCGTGCAGTGCACACCTCAGACCTACACCCACCTGCCCGCCTCAGCCCGCCCCCGCTTCCTCGACGAGGTCCTCGCGGCCCCCGCCGAACGCGTCAGGTTTGACAGTGTGCTGTCCGAGGAGGGGGGACGGTTCTACCACGCCCGCAACCGCTACCTCATCGTCGAGACGGATGCCGACCCCGCCGCGGTGGAGTGGCCCGACTTCCGGTGGATGCCGCTCCACCAGCTCGCGGAACTGCTGAGGCACAGCCATTACGTCAACATCCAGGCGCGGAGTCTGGTGGCCTGCCTCTACGGGCTGCTGGGGGCCGACACCCGGGAGTGA
- a CDS encoding NAD-dependent epimerase/dehydratase family protein: MGRHVCAAFQAEGYRVTAVARRPVGLPAGVRGVGLDVADADPVELRALLEESGAEVIVNAAGGWVATPEENRRVHVLLVERLLEAAARATTGPRFVQIGSIHEYGQVGGGVRIGEDEPPRPSTDYARTKLAGSEAVLEATRAGRLEGVVLRAVNVCGPGTCRVGFLGSLTRRLRAARPGEPLPVAIADARRDYVDVRDLARAVLRAARADAVGRVFNIGRGEAVSVRELVGLLLSAAGLPATAIREEGGGASARGGAWTLADIRSARELLGWEPAIGLARSLEDQWEASPDYRSRGKHG; this comes from the coding sequence GTGGGGCGCCATGTCTGCGCCGCGTTCCAGGCGGAGGGGTACCGGGTCACCGCGGTCGCGCGCAGGCCGGTGGGTCTTCCCGCGGGGGTGCGCGGTGTCGGCCTGGACGTGGCGGACGCCGATCCGGTGGAGCTTCGCGCCCTGCTGGAGGAGAGCGGCGCCGAGGTGATCGTCAACGCGGCCGGCGGGTGGGTCGCAACACCCGAGGAGAACCGGCGCGTCCACGTGCTGCTGGTCGAGCGCCTGCTGGAGGCGGCGGCGCGCGCGACCACGGGGCCGCGCTTTGTGCAGATCGGGTCGATCCACGAGTACGGGCAGGTCGGCGGGGGCGTCCGTATCGGTGAAGACGAGCCTCCGCGGCCCTCCACCGATTACGCGCGCACCAAGCTGGCGGGTTCGGAGGCGGTTCTGGAGGCCACACGCGCCGGTCGGTTGGAGGGGGTGGTCCTCAGAGCCGTCAACGTCTGCGGTCCGGGCACCTGCCGTGTCGGGTTTCTCGGTTCGCTCACCAGGCGGTTGCGGGCCGCACGCCCCGGGGAACCGCTCCCCGTGGCCATTGCCGATGCGCGCAGGGACTATGTGGACGTACGTGACCTGGCGCGTGCGGTGCTGCGTGCGGCGCGCGCTGATGCCGTCGGCCGGGTCTTCAACATCGGCCGGGGAGAGGCGGTGAGTGTGCGCGAACTGGTGGGGTTGTTGCTGTCCGCCGCCGGGCTGCCTGCCACCGCGATTCGGGAGGAGGGCGGAGGGGCCTCGGCGCGGGGGGGAGCGTGGACGCTCGCTGACATCCGGTCAGCCCGCGAACTGCTCGGTTGGGAGCCTGCCATCGGGCTTGCGCGTTCCCTGGAGGACCAGTGGGAGGCGTCGCCGGACTACAGGAGCAGGGGGAAGCATGGATGA
- a CDS encoding dTDP-4-dehydrorhamnose 3,5-epimerase family protein, with the protein MKSRELSVRGAFEFVPEVFEDPRGIFVSPFQESAFESALGHRLFPVAQTNHSRSRAGVVRGAHFTVTPPGTAKYVYCARGSAVDIVIDIRVNSPTFGAWDTAVLDPVGMRAMYLPVGVAHAFVALEDNTVMSYMLSGEYVRENELALSVFDPEIGVVLPRLCDPVLSERDRDAPGLTQLQESGLLPDYGECRRIERAMYGV; encoded by the coding sequence ATGAAGTCACGGGAACTGTCGGTGCGCGGAGCCTTCGAGTTCGTCCCCGAGGTGTTCGAGGACCCTCGGGGCATCTTCGTCTCGCCGTTCCAGGAATCGGCGTTCGAATCGGCGCTGGGCCACCGGCTCTTCCCGGTGGCCCAGACCAACCACAGCCGCTCGCGGGCGGGCGTCGTCCGCGGCGCGCACTTCACCGTCACCCCGCCGGGAACCGCCAAGTACGTGTACTGCGCACGAGGGAGCGCGGTCGACATCGTCATCGACATCAGGGTGAATTCACCGACCTTCGGTGCCTGGGACACCGCGGTCCTCGACCCGGTGGGAATGCGCGCGATGTACCTCCCCGTCGGTGTGGCGCACGCCTTCGTTGCCCTGGAAGACAACACAGTGATGTCCTACATGCTCTCCGGTGAGTACGTCCGGGAGAACGAGTTGGCTCTGTCCGTCTTCGATCCCGAGATCGGTGTCGTCCTGCCGCGCCTCTGCGACCCGGTGCTCTCCGAACGCGACCGCGACGCTCCTGGGCTGACCCAGTTGCAGGAGTCGGGGCTGCTGCCCGACTACGGGGAGTGCCGGCGGATCGAACGGGCGATGTACGGTGTCTGA
- a CDS encoding aromatase/cyclase has product MNRPETKRTRHRIEVSAPAERVYALIAAVEDWAWVFGPTIHVDREDLGAGRERIHIWATANGDPKGWTSLRELDPTERTVRFRQEVSRPPVASMRGQWRVEPGGDGCLVVLEHEFQAVDGDAAAEAWITRAIRTNSGAELAALKERAETPVREAGLLLEFSDEVHVEGDPADVYDFLHEAGEWEARLPHVARVALEEDTVNIQRLEMDTRAADGGVHTTESVRVCFPRHRIVYKQLRTPELLAVHTGCWEVAQAGSGALVTSFHTVVLAPDAVPRVLGPGADIEKARSAVRDALGRNSRATMERAGAYAQKRACR; this is encoded by the coding sequence ATGAACAGACCTGAGACGAAGCGGACCAGGCATCGGATCGAGGTGTCGGCCCCCGCCGAGCGCGTCTACGCGCTCATCGCCGCGGTGGAGGACTGGGCCTGGGTCTTCGGCCCCACCATCCACGTCGACCGCGAGGACCTGGGGGCGGGCCGGGAGCGGATCCACATCTGGGCCACGGCCAACGGCGACCCCAAGGGGTGGACCTCACTGCGGGAACTGGATCCCACGGAGCGCACGGTCCGCTTCCGGCAGGAGGTGTCCCGTCCGCCCGTGGCTTCCATGCGCGGACAGTGGCGCGTGGAGCCCGGGGGCGACGGGTGCCTCGTCGTTCTGGAGCACGAGTTCCAGGCTGTGGACGGCGACGCCGCGGCCGAAGCGTGGATCACCCGGGCGATTCGCACCAACAGCGGCGCGGAGTTGGCCGCGTTGAAGGAGAGGGCCGAGACCCCGGTGCGGGAGGCCGGACTGCTCCTGGAGTTCTCCGACGAGGTCCACGTCGAGGGGGACCCGGCCGACGTCTACGACTTCCTGCACGAAGCCGGGGAGTGGGAGGCACGGCTGCCCCATGTCGCCCGCGTCGCGCTCGAGGAGGACACGGTCAACATCCAGAGACTGGAGATGGACACCCGTGCCGCCGACGGCGGAGTCCACACCACCGAGTCGGTCCGAGTGTGCTTTCCCCGGCACCGGATCGTCTACAAGCAGCTCCGTACTCCTGAACTGCTGGCGGTCCACACGGGATGCTGGGAGGTCGCACAAGCCGGGAGCGGAGCTTTGGTCACCTCCTTCCACACCGTCGTCCTCGCCCCGGACGCGGTGCCGCGGGTGCTGGGTCCGGGCGCCGACATCGAGAAGGCCCGGTCGGCCGTGCGTGACGCGCTCGGCCGCAACAGCAGGGCGACGATGGAGCGCGCCGGGGCCTACGCGCAGAAGCGGGCGTGTCGCTGA
- a CDS encoding SDR family NAD(P)-dependent oxidoreductase: protein MSSAGGPAALVTGATSGIGLAVARALAESGHRLFICARSAADVAETVKSLRAEGYDADGRDCDVRSLDDVRALVRCAVDRYGRVDVLVNNAGRSGGGVTAELSDELWNDVIETNLGGVFRTTREVLARGGILGSPRGRIVNIASTAGKQGVVLGAPYTASKHGVVGFTKSLGLELAGTGVTVNAVCPGYVETPMAQRVRRGYADHWGVTEEDVLKRFRAKIPLGRYAVPEEVAGMVAYLVSEAAGATTAQALNVCGGLGNY from the coding sequence ATGTCCAGTGCAGGAGGTCCGGCGGCCTTGGTCACCGGGGCCACCAGCGGTATCGGCCTAGCAGTCGCGCGCGCGCTCGCGGAGTCGGGGCACCGGCTCTTCATCTGCGCGCGTTCCGCCGCGGACGTCGCGGAGACGGTGAAGTCGCTACGCGCCGAAGGGTACGACGCGGACGGCCGCGACTGTGACGTCCGTTCGCTCGACGACGTGCGTGCGCTGGTCCGGTGCGCCGTGGACCGCTACGGGCGGGTCGACGTCCTGGTCAACAACGCCGGACGCAGCGGGGGCGGTGTCACCGCCGAACTCTCCGACGAGCTGTGGAACGACGTCATCGAGACCAACCTGGGCGGCGTCTTCCGGACGACCCGGGAGGTGCTGGCGCGCGGGGGCATCCTAGGCAGTCCCCGGGGGCGGATCGTCAACATCGCCTCCACCGCGGGCAAGCAGGGTGTCGTCCTGGGAGCGCCCTACACCGCCTCCAAGCACGGTGTCGTGGGATTCACCAAGTCACTCGGCCTGGAACTGGCGGGGACAGGGGTGACCGTGAACGCCGTGTGTCCCGGTTATGTGGAGACGCCGATGGCTCAGCGGGTGCGGCGGGGATACGCCGACCACTGGGGCGTGACCGAGGAGGACGTGCTGAAGCGGTTCCGGGCGAAGATCCCTCTCGGCCGCTACGCGGTCCCCGAGGAGGTCGCGGGGATGGTCGCCTACCTCGTCTCCGAAGCAGCCGGCGCGACGACCGCTCAGGCACTCAACGTCTGCGGCGGGCTGGGCAACTACTGA
- a CDS encoding class I SAM-dependent methyltransferase: MRPATETSYKAGLTAVFDRAAPTYDRMGVEFFTPMGRRLVERAAPAPGERILDVGCGRGASLFPAAARVGAHGHATGIDIAEAMIEQAAEQAEREGFDNVELLVMDGERPDFPERSFDVVLGGYSIIFFSDAPSALTTYARLLSGSGRIAFTSPVFSDDVFPFLPPMFTGLVPQSLLRHLPSDWAPERIRERFHSWLADPDVLEATMGRAGFTDVEVEDETVELTAPSGTAWVDWSHTQGMRVLWQHLPEEEAAALRARLISALDAARPEGRPLTMDVPVRFVTARPRH; encoded by the coding sequence ATGCGTCCGGCAACCGAGACGAGCTACAAGGCGGGTCTCACTGCGGTCTTCGACCGCGCGGCCCCCACCTACGACCGGATGGGCGTGGAGTTCTTCACCCCGATGGGACGGCGCCTGGTGGAGCGCGCCGCGCCGGCTCCCGGCGAGCGGATTCTGGATGTCGGATGCGGACGCGGCGCCTCGCTGTTCCCCGCGGCCGCCCGTGTGGGAGCACACGGCCACGCAACGGGCATCGACATCGCCGAGGCGATGATCGAGCAGGCGGCCGAGCAGGCCGAGCGGGAGGGCTTCGACAACGTCGAACTCCTGGTGATGGACGGCGAGCGGCCCGACTTTCCGGAACGCTCCTTCGACGTGGTGCTGGGCGGCTACAGCATCATCTTCTTCTCGGACGCGCCCTCGGCCCTCACGACCTACGCTCGCCTGCTGTCCGGCAGCGGACGCATCGCCTTCACCAGTCCGGTCTTCAGCGACGACGTGTTCCCCTTCCTGCCGCCCATGTTCACCGGCCTGGTCCCGCAGAGCCTGCTGCGTCACCTGCCCTCGGACTGGGCCCCGGAACGGATCCGAGAACGCTTCCACTCCTGGCTCGCCGATCCCGACGTCCTGGAGGCCACCATGGGGCGCGCCGGGTTCACCGACGTGGAGGTCGAGGACGAGACCGTGGAACTGACCGCGCCCTCGGGCACAGCCTGGGTGGACTGGTCCCACACGCAGGGCATGCGCGTACTCTGGCAGCATCTTCCCGAAGAGGAGGCCGCAGCGTTGCGCGCGCGGCTGATCTCCGCCCTGGACGCCGCTCGGCCCGAGGGCCGGCCGCTCACCATGGACGTGCCGGTGCGTTTCGTCACCGCCCGACCCCGGCACTGA
- a CDS encoding acyltransferase domain-containing protein produces the protein MTEADAARRTVVPGHPVTVPAEGPATAPRGDRRPVALLLPGQGSQHPRMAAGLCHDDHGFTNALDEAFEAMGPQGEHLRAEWRAARPRLPIDHATRSQPLLFAVDYALARMVEGWGVRPSALLGHSLGELVAAVLAGVFGLADAARVVVNRSHEVAQAPPGRMLATAASPADIAPLLVGGAVIGAVNAPRQTVVAGTVRAVEATRGMLAGAGITHRAVPSLTAFHSPVLRRTRAHAARAFASIPASPPRIPLYSCYTAARLSAGEARDPAYWADHVTAPVRFWDALCALLSTSPYLLVEAGPGQALSRLARLHPDVRAGRSAVVPLLPARSGPPSRDREAARRARRLLEAEGIGGPTCDRPLSAGVGR, from the coding sequence GTGACAGAGGCCGACGCGGCGCGGCGGACGGTCGTGCCGGGGCACCCGGTCACCGTTCCGGCCGAGGGCCCCGCCACGGCACCGCGCGGGGACCGGCGCCCCGTGGCCCTGCTCCTGCCCGGCCAGGGCTCGCAGCATCCGCGCATGGCGGCAGGGCTCTGCCACGACGACCACGGATTCACGAACGCCCTCGATGAGGCGTTCGAAGCGATGGGCCCCCAAGGGGAGCACCTCCGAGCGGAGTGGCGCGCGGCCCGTCCCCGTTTGCCGATCGACCATGCGACACGGTCGCAGCCGCTGCTGTTCGCGGTCGACTACGCGCTGGCCCGCATGGTGGAGGGATGGGGCGTACGACCCTCCGCCCTCCTCGGGCACAGCCTGGGCGAACTGGTCGCCGCAGTGCTGGCCGGGGTGTTCGGGCTCGCGGACGCCGCCCGTGTGGTCGTGAACCGCTCCCACGAGGTGGCCCAGGCCCCGCCGGGACGGATGCTGGCCACCGCCGCCTCCCCCGCGGACATCGCTCCCCTTCTCGTCGGGGGAGCCGTCATCGGCGCCGTCAACGCGCCCCGCCAGACGGTGGTCGCGGGTACGGTGCGGGCGGTGGAAGCGACACGCGGCATGCTGGCCGGGGCGGGGATCACCCACCGTGCCGTTCCCTCCCTCACCGCGTTCCACAGCCCGGTGCTTCGGCGGACCAGGGCGCACGCGGCGCGCGCCTTCGCCTCGATCCCCGCCTCGCCCCCGCGCATCCCCCTGTACTCCTGCTACACCGCGGCGCGGCTGAGCGCCGGTGAAGCGCGGGATCCCGCTTACTGGGCCGACCACGTGACCGCTCCGGTGCGGTTCTGGGACGCCCTGTGCGCACTGCTGTCCACCAGCCCCTACCTACTGGTCGAAGCGGGGCCGGGGCAGGCGCTGTCACGGCTGGCGCGCCTGCATCCCGATGTCCGTGCCGGACGCAGCGCCGTCGTGCCCCTGCTTCCGGCCCGCTCCGGGCCGCCGTCGCGGGACCGCGAGGCGGCGCGTCGGGCACGGCGCCTCCTGGAGGCGGAGGGGATCGGGGGCCCGACGTGTGATCGGCCGCTCAGTGCCGGGGTCGGGCGGTGA
- a CDS encoding acyl carrier protein: METFELADLRRIVEECVGGADTELDEAALDTDFNELGYDSLLVFEITVRIKDDFGVMLPDERVEAITTPRALLEEVREHLTGRSS, from the coding sequence GTGGAGACCTTCGAACTCGCCGACCTGCGGCGCATCGTCGAAGAGTGTGTCGGTGGTGCCGACACCGAACTCGACGAGGCGGCGCTGGACACCGATTTCAACGAGCTCGGTTACGACTCGCTCCTCGTCTTCGAGATCACCGTCCGGATCAAGGACGATTTCGGCGTCATGCTCCCCGACGAACGGGTGGAGGCGATCACCACGCCGCGCGCTCTGCTGGAGGAGGTCCGCGAACACCTGACCGGGCGGTCCTCGTGA